In the Perca flavescens isolate YP-PL-M2 chromosome 20, PFLA_1.0, whole genome shotgun sequence genome, one interval contains:
- the LOC114547025 gene encoding enhancer of rudimentary homolog, whose amino-acid sequence MSHTILLVQPTKRPEGRTYADYESVNECMEGVCKMYEEHLKRMNPNSPSITYDISQLFDFIDDLADLSCLVYRADTQTYQPYNKDWIKEKIYVLLRRQAQQAAK is encoded by the exons ATG TCTCACACCATCCTGCTGGTGCAGCCCACCAAGAGGCCAGAGGGAAGGACATACGCCGATTATGAATCCGTCAACGAGTGTATGGAAG GTGTGTGTAAGATGTACGAGGAGCATTTAAAGAGAATGAACCCCAACAGTCCGTCGATAACGTACGACATCAGCCAGCTGTTTGACTTCATCGACGACCTGGCTGACCTCAGCTGTTTGGT GTATCGTGCCGACACACAGACGTACCAGCCGTACAACAAGGACTGGATCAAAGAGAAGATCTACGTGCTGCTGCGCCGTCAGGCCCAGCAGGCAGCCAAGTGA